In Oxyura jamaicensis isolate SHBP4307 breed ruddy duck chromosome 11, BPBGC_Ojam_1.0, whole genome shotgun sequence, a genomic segment contains:
- the NAE1 gene encoding NEDD8-activating enzyme E1 regulatory subunit, giving the protein MAQPGRASLKEQRYDRQLRLWGDHGQEALESAHVCVINATATGTEILKNLVLPGIGSFTIVDGNRVSGEDVGNNFFLQKSHIGQSRAQSATELLQELNNDVSGNFVEESPENLLDNDPSFFNRFNLVVATQLPESTLLRLAELLWNSNVPLLVCRTYGLVGYMRVIIKEHPVVESHPDNALEDLRLDKPFPELREHIQSYDLDCMDKKDHSHTPWIVIVAKYLTKWFNEKSDQLPKTYKEKEAFRQLIRQGILKNENGIPEDEENFEEAIKNVNSALSTTKIPRCIEEIFNDDCCINLTEQSPSFWVLVRALKEFVANEGQGSLPVRGTIPDMIADSNKFIRLQNVYREKAKKDIAAVGNHAAKLLQSLGKAPESISERELKLLCSNSAFLRVVRCRSLSEEYGLNTFNKDEIISNMDNPDSEVVLYLMLRAVDRFYKQHGRYPGVYNYQVEDDIGKLKLCLTSFLQEHGLSVVVKDDYVHEFCRYGAAEPHAIAAFLGGAAAQEVIKVITGQFVIFNNTYIYNGISQTSATFQL; this is encoded by the exons ATGGCGCAGCCGGGCCGGGCCAGCCTGAAGGAACAGCGATACGACCGGCAGCTCAG ATTGTGGGGTGATCATGGGCAAGAAGCTTTAGAATCTGCCCACGTTTGTGTGATAAATGCAACGGCCACAGgaactgaaatactgaaaaacttGGTGCTACCAG gtATTGGTTCATTTACAATTGTGGATGGAAATCGGGTCTCTGGAGAAGATGTTGGAAATAA tttttttctgcaaaaaagCCATATTGGTCAG AGTCGCGCCCAGAGTGCCACTGAGCTTTTGCAGGAATTGAATAACGATGTTTCTGGAAACTTTGTGGAAGAG AGTCCAGAAAATCTTCTAGACAATGACCCTTCCTTTTTCAATCGGTTTAACTTAGTGGTTGCAACACAACTACCAGAAAG TACATTGCTGCGTTTAGCTGAACTTCTCTGGAATTCTAATGTTCCTCTGCTGGTCTGTAGGACTTATGGACTGGTTGGTTACATGAGAGTCATCATCAAAGAACATCCAg TTGTTGAATCTCATCCTGACAATGCATTGGAAGATCTGAGACTGGACAAGCCATTTCCAGAACTGAGAGAACACATTCAGTCTTATGACTTGGATTGTATGGACAAAAAG GACCATAGCCACACTCCATGGATTGTGATTGTAGCCAAGTATCTAACAAAATGGTTCAATGAG aaaagtgATCAGTTGCCTAAGACttacaaggaaaaagaagccTTCAGACAACTGATTCGGCAAG gtatcttaaagaatgaaaatgggATCCCAGAAGATGAGGAAAACTTTGAAGAAGCTATAAAAAATGTGAACTCGGCATTAAGTACTACAAAG attcCAAGATGCATTGAAGAAATTTTTAATGATGATTGCTGCATAAATCTCACAGAGCAG TCACCCTCCTTCTGGGTTTTGGTTCGAGCTCTGAAGGAATTTGTGGCAAATGAGGGGCAAGGAAGCTTACCTGTCCGGGGCACTATTCCAGATATGATAGCAGATTCCAATAAATTTATCAGATTGCAAAATGT GTACCgtgaaaaagcaaagaaggatATTGCTGCTGTGGGTAACCATGCTGCTAAATTGTTACAATCCCTAGGCAAG GCACCTGAGTCAATTTCAGAGAGAGAATTGAAATTGCTTT GCAGCAACTCAGCTTTTCTTCGAGTAGTGAGGTGTAGATCTCTGTCTGAAGAGTATGGTTTAAACACTTTTAACAAGGATGAAATAA TTTCCAATATGGATAACCCAGACAGTGAAGTAGTGCTGTACTTGATGCTACGGGCTGTTGATAGATTTTATAAGCAGCATGGTAGATATCCAG gtgTCTACAACTATCAGGTAGAAGATGATATTGGAAAATTGAAATTGTGCCTTACAAGTTTCTTACAAGAACATGGATTGTCTGTAGTGGTGAAAGATGACTATGTTCATGAATT TTGTCGCTATGGAGCTGCTGAGCCACATGCTATTGCTGCCTTCCTGGGAG gagctgctgctcaggaggtCATTAAAGTCATTACAGGACAATTCGTAATTTTTAATAACACCTATATTTACAATGGAATATCACAGACTTCAGCAACTTTCCAGCTGTAG
- the TERB1 gene encoding telomere repeats-binding bouquet formation protein 1, with the protein MENQKVQKTLCDMKTDLNLLLECLKYQMDCPLSQKEALITIYSICQQNSEASEYFREIGGLRFINDLAKSSAHCVVKEAALFTLGIIIESNVYCQQSLCTSALFEDLILFLINKDSGVNLKRMSVYVILVLVSNNKYGQTYVRETGCIGLLLQLFRTTLSTSEMNLSDENTYQYYQLWSSVCSTLCACVNNPQNEDNQSICCAVFPYAKEWIESCTEPEIVRPICSFVGLTVANNSTVQKYFVSVGGLDTLAKVLIKLMHDSSMSHSSTKLAVVVTKTLDACIANDSAMGGALVKYHTVSELLNLLSNDTLDTGEKISIILTIGHCTEVCEENQYELLKNNGLPLMIQVLTESQDEELNKAATYVLQNCKQMTEQLSLKINESSLNEKNADELEADMQVRERSLQDYWKKAKEILHRIKLIEKEHDEERMQGRVFVDRPLENSAEASKYHELNPSDPETYVDRTHKEIRYPRLISNLDGRVLALAVNSPLKNETVNAMNPVNTSTRKSEQNDIPWPACEVQTNSVLQSHRINEKKGCEKRQSILQVQKGLFKQPAKTVRNMKQACTSDHHSFSSEITKEEKSTLTTTASLKMTDLRCLGCTTAGLSFNSKTFSKMLRTCPYLCYHHKVILEAEERYKKELQKLSVSNNSRYAAYEKILLTPIKKGKLHTETSTCTGKKDNFQSILLTPIRKNKSDTSHKDEHNKNTQLPGEYSLLPTYEKCEYYQKINTVTRKYLQNNERGSLEINVRTSNKKRRIRKDFTDEEINYLLTGVKEMGHHWNLILWSYPFQKGRTNVDLSSKYYKLQRQEKNKSNQ; encoded by the exons atggaaaatcaaaagGTGCAGAAAACACTGTGTG ATATGAAAACAGATCTGAACTTACTGCTTGAATGCCTTAAATACCAGATGGACTGCCCTTTATCTCAGAAAGAGGCTTTGATCACTATTTATTCAATTTGTCAACAAAACA GTGAAGCAAGTGAATATTTTCGAGAAATTGGTGGTTTGAGGTTTATAAATGATCTCGCAAAGTCAAGTGCCCATTGCGTAGTAAAGGAAGCAGCTTTGTTTACATTAGGAATTATAATAGAGAGTAATG TTTACTGTCAACAATCTTTATGTACTTCTGCATTGTTTGAGgacctcattttatttttaattaataaggATTCTGGTGTGAACTTGAAAAGAATGTCTGTTTATGTCATCTTAGTGCTGGTTTCAAATAACA AATATGGGCAAACTTACGTCAGAGAAACAGGCTGCATTGGTCTTCTGCTGCAGTTATTCAG AACAACTCTTTCCACATCTGAGATGAATCTGTCAGATGAAAATACTTATCAGTACTATCAACTGTGGTCTTCAGTCTGCAGTACTCTCTGTGCCTGCGTTAACAATCCTCAGAACG aagaTAATCAAAGCATTTGCTGTGCAGTTTTTCCATATGCAAAGGAGTGGATAGAAAGTTGCACAGAGCCAGAGATAGTTCGTcctatttgttcatttgttggCCTCACAGTTGCAAATAACT CCACTGTgcagaaatactttgtttctgtTGGAGGACTGGATACCTTAGCTAAAGTTCTCATCAAGTTGATGCATGATTCCTCTATGAGTCACTCCAGCACAAAACTTGCAGTAGTAGTAACAAAGACTCTGGATGCCTGCATTGCTAATGATT CTGCCATGGGTGGTGCTTTGGTGAAGTATCACACTGTGTCAGAGCTACTGAACCTGCTGTCTAATGACACTTTggatacaggagaaaaaattagTATTATTCTAACAATTGGACATTGTACTGAGGTTTGTg aagaaaaccaATATGAACTGCTCAAGAACAATGGTCTTCCACTTATGATTCAGGTACTAACTGAGTCTCAAGATGAGGAACTAAATAAAGCTGCTACTTATGTGCTGCAAAACTGCAAACAAATGA CTGAACAGTTgtccctgaaaataaatgaaagttcATTAAATGAGAAGAATGCAGATGAGTTGGAAGCAGACATGCAAGTCAGAGAAAGAAGTCTACAAGACtactggaagaaagcaaaagaaattttaCACAGAATAAAATTGATTGAAAAAGAACATGATGAG GAAAGAATGCAAGGAAGAGTATTTGTTGATAGACCTTTAGAAAACAGTGCTGAAGCATCAAAATACCATGAATTGAATCCTAGTGATCCAGAAACATATGTAGATAgaacacacaaagaaatacGTTATCCACGATTAATTTCTAATTTGGATGGTCGGGTTCTTGCTCTAGCTGTAAATTCTcccttgaaaaatgaaacagtgaaTGCTATGAATCCAGTAAACACTTCTACTAGAAAAAGTGAACAGAATGATATTCCATGGCCAGCTTGTGAAGTGCAGACAAACAGTGTGCTTCAAAGTCATcgtataaatgaaaaaaaaggttgtGAAAAAAGACAGTCTATTCTTCAAGTACA GAAAGGCTTATTTAAACAACCAGCAAAGACTGTTAGAAATATGAAACAGGCGTGCACATCAG ACCACCATTCATTCTCCTCAGAGAtaaccaaggaagaaaaaagtaccTTGACTACAACTGCATCCCttaaaatgacagatttaaGGTGTTTAG gttgtaCAACAGCAGGCCTGTCTTTCAATAGTAAAACTTTTAGCAAGATGCTGCGAACTTGTCCATACCTATGTTATCATCACAAAGTCATTCTGGAAGCTgaagaaagatataaaaaggAACTTCAGAAGTTGTCTGTTTCTAATAACAGTAGATATGCAGCTTatgaga AAATACTGCTGACTccaataaagaaaggaaaattacatACAGAGACATCAACTTGTACGGGCAAAAAGGATAATTTCCAAA gtatTCTTTTGACTCCgattagaaaaaacaaatctgataCTTCCCATAAAGatgaacataataaaaatactcaGTTACCTGGAGAATATAGCTTGCTACCAACATATGAAAAGTGTGAGTATTACCAGAAAATTAATACTGTAACAAGA aaatacttgcagAACAATGAGAGAGGCTCCCTGGAGATAAACGTAAGAACttcaaacaagaaaagaagaatcCGAAAAGATTTCACAGATGAAGAAATCAATTATCTTTTAACTGGAGTAAAAGAAATGGGTCATCACTGGAATTTGATTTTGTGGTCCTATCCATTTCAGAAAGGACGGACAAATGTTGACCTTTCCAGCAAATACTACAAGTTGCAG aggcaggaaaaaaacaaaagtaatcaATAA